One window from the genome of Pieris napi chromosome 3, ilPieNapi1.2, whole genome shotgun sequence encodes:
- the LOC125063797 gene encoding acyl-CoA Delta(11) desaturase-like, which translates to MAPNTSKDVIDIDLVDAEESKLEKLEGPQAGPWKYEIIYKNLATIVYFHLAALYGLYLAFTAGPARSTIIFHCVIFFISSFGISAGLHRLWSHNAFKAKLPLQIILIVCTSLTFQYSALNWVRDHRLHHRYTDTDADPHNATRGIFFSHLGWLLVKRHPEVKRRGKFTDMRDVNANPVLRFQKKWAVPFIGSICFIIPTLIPMYFWNEGLNVAWHLSLLRYVASLHQTLLGNSYAHFAGTRPYDKRILPTDNRSLNYIILGEGFHNFHHAFPWDYRSAELGTLFFNPTSWFIELFAKIGWAYDLKTASKFVIEGRAQRTGDGTRVHNKSDLNVNS; encoded by the exons ATGGCACCCAATACTAGCAAAGATGTCATCGATATCGATCTTGTGGATGCGGAAGAATCAAAATTGGAGAAATTGGAGGGTCCACAGGCCGGGCCGTGGAAATATgagataatatataaaaatttagcaACTATTGTATATTTTCACCTTGCGGCTTTGTATGGACTCTACCTCGCTTTCACTGCTGGTCCAGCACGGTCTACGATTATTTTTC attgcgttatattttttatctcaaGCTTCGGTATTTCTGCTGGACTTCATCGCCTCTGGTCTCACAATGCATTTAAGGCGAAACTTCCCTTACAAATTATACTGATCGTTTGCACTTCTTTAACATTCCAGTATAGTGCTTTAAATTGGGTCAGAGATCACCGATTACATCacag GTATACCGATACAGATGCAGATCCACACAATGCGACTAGAGGTATTTTCTTTTCACACCTAGGCTGGTTGCTCGTCAAGAGGCATCCGGAAGTAAAAAGACGCGGAAAGTTTACTGACATGAGAGATGTCAACGCAAATCCAGTTTTGAGGTTTCAAAAGAA atgGGCAGTACCCTTTATTGGaagtatatgttttataataccaACTTTGATACCTATGTACTTCTGGAACGAGGGGCTAAACGTGGCGTGGCATCTTAGTCTTCTCAGATACGTTGCATCTCTCCACCAAACACTTCTAGGTAATAGTTACGCACATTTTGCAGGAACTAGGCCATATGACAAGCGCATACTACCCACTGATAATAGATCACTTAATTATATCATCTTGGGAGAAGGATTCCATAACTTTCATCATGCATTCCCCTGGGACTATAGGTCTGCCGAATTGGGGACTTTGTTTTTTAATCCGACTTCTTGGTTTATCGAATTATTTGCTAAGATTGGATGGGCATACGATCTAAAGACTGCGTCAAAATTTGTAATAGAGGGCAGGGCTCAAAGAACGGGTGATGGTACCCGGGTTCACAATAAGTCTGATTTAAACGTTAAttcctaa
- the LOC125048490 gene encoding acyl-CoA Delta(11) desaturase-like: MAPNTSKDVIDVDFEDAEESKLEKLVGPQAGPWKYEIIYGRLAVFGYFHLAALYGLYLALTAGPAWSTIIFHYVVFLFAIIGVYLGLHRLWTHNAFKAKLPLQILMIFWTSLTYQFSALNWIRDHRLHHKYTDTDADPHNATRGIFFSHIGWLLVKKHPEVKRRGKFTDMRDVKANPILRFQDKWAVPFIGSICFIIPTLIPMYFWNEGLNVAWHLSFLRFVLSLHQVFLVNSYAHSVGTRPYDKRILPTDNRSLNYIVLGEGFHNFHHAFPWDYRSAELGTLFFNPTTWLIELFAKIGWAYDLKTASKSVIEGRAQRTGDGTRVQNKSDLNVNS; encoded by the exons ATGGCACCCAATACTAGCAAAGATGTCATCGATGTCGATTTTGAAGATGCGGAAGAATCAAAATTGGAGAAATTGGTGGGTCCGCAGGCCGGCCCCTGGAAATATGAGATAATATATGGACGTTTAGCTGTATTTGGATATTTTCACCTTGCGGCTTTGTATGGACTCTACCTCGCTTTGACTGCTGGTCCAGCATGGTCTACGATTATTTTTC actaTGTTGTATTTCTTTTCGCAATAATTGGAGTATACTTAGGACTTCATCGTCTCTGGACCCACAACGCATTTAAGGCAAAACTTCCCTTGCAAATATTAATGATCTTTTGGACTTCTTTGACATACCAGTTTAGTGCTTTGAATTGGATCAGAGATCACCGATTACATCATAA GTATACCGATACAGATGCAGATCCACACAATGCGACTAGAGGTATTTTCTTTTCACACATAGGGTGGTTGCTCGTCAAGAAGCATCCGGAAGTAAAGAGACGCGGAAAGTTTACAGACATGAGAGATGTCAAAGCAAATCCAATTTTGAGGTTTCAAGACAA ATGGGCAGTACCCTTTATTGGaagtatatgttttataataccaACTTTGATACCTATGTACTTCTGGAACGAGGGACTAAACGTGGCGTGGCATCTTAGTTTTCTTAGATTCGTTTTATCTCTCCACCAAGTATTTCTGGTTAATAGTTATGCACATTCCGTAGGAACTAGGCCATATGACAAGCGCATACTTCCCACTGATAATAGATCACTTAATTATATCGTCCTGGGAGAAGGATTCCATAACTTTCATCATGCATTCCCCTGGGATTATAGGTCTGCAGAATTGGGGACTTTGTTTTTTAATCCGACAACTTGGTTAATCGAATTATTTGCTAAGATTGGATGGGCATACGATCTAAAGACTGCGTCCAAATCTGTAATAGAGGGCAGAGCTCAACGAACGGGTGATGGTACTCGGGTTCAAAATAAGTCTGATTTAAACGTTAActcctaa